The following proteins are co-located in the Argopecten irradians isolate NY chromosome 9, Ai_NY, whole genome shotgun sequence genome:
- the LOC138331186 gene encoding CD2 antigen cytoplasmic tail-binding protein 2-like translates to MASKRKVDFAEDTAIATDVSDESRRFKGKHSLDSDEEDDDVTKYDVMPEDEIEGQEDSTIDRDGEIQITPFNMKDELEEGHFDKEGTYIYDKKKEIQDSWMDNIDWIKVKEQPVGKTYSDDDDDSEEEKINEESIFREMLQYVNPGETIMKALKRLGGSKSGKAQSASQRWKAKKQKTALTDEQNEQNVKDKENMLKLTGLANQLMHTGNMEVYEMTHEKLSYELKKFEDSKPKPVDIPEGMDDDDALDMFAESLDKEEEEKSTEKDVQKSDANVVSKDASQNSSTPDENSATTASAAKEKPSVPDPTEVMWEYKWEEVDDAEMHGPFTSSQMLQWTEEDYFPDGVYVRKVNTDKFYNSKRIDFDLYT, encoded by the exons ATGGCGTCAAAACGCAAAGTGGATTTTGCAGAAGATACGGCGATAGCCACCGATGTAAGCGATGAATCTCGAAGATTTAAAGGAAAACACTCACTAGACAGCGACGAAGAGGATGATGACGTTACAAAATACGATGTCATGCCAGAAGATGAAATAGAAG GTCAGGAAGATTCAACAATTGATCGTGATGGAGAAATACAGATAACACCGTTTAACATGAAGGATGAGTTAGAAGAGGGACATTTTGACAAGGAGGGAACTTACATTTATGATAAAAAGAAG GAAATTCAGGACAGTTGGATGGATAACATTGATTGGATAAAAGTTAAAGAACAGCCGGTGGGGAAGACATATTCAGATGATGACGATGATTCGGAGGAAGAGAAAATTAACGAGGAATCCATTTTTAGAGAAATGTTGCAATATGTCAACCCAGGGGAGACAATCATGAAAGCCTTGAAAAGACTTGGTGGTAGTAAGAGTGGTAAAGCTCAAAGTGCGAGTCAACGCTGGAAGGcgaaaaaacaaaaaacggCATTGACTGATGAACAGAATGAGCAAAATGTGAAGGATAAAGAAAACATGCTAAAATTAACTGGACTTGCTAATCAACTTATGCACACTGGCAATATGGAAGTGTATGAAATGACTCATGAGAAATTGAGTTATGAGTTAAAGAAATTTGAGGATTCTAAACCGAAGCCTGTCGATATTCCTGAGGGAATGGACGATGATGATGCGTTAGACATGTTTGCTGAAAGTCTAGATAAAGAAGAAGAGGAAAAGAGTACAGAAAAAGATGTCCAAAAATCTGATGCAAATG TGGTATCAAAGGATGCTAGCCAGAACTCATCAACACCAGATGAAAATTCTGCGACGACAGCATCAGCTGCCAAGGAGAAACCTTCGGTACCTGACCCAACGGAGGTGATGTGGGAGTATAAGTGGGAGGAGGTGGATGACGCTGAGATGCACGGACCATTCACATCCTCTCAGATGTTACAGTGGACAGAAGAGGACTATTTCCCTGATGGTGTGTACGTCCGTAAAGTCAACACCGACAAGTTCTACAACTCCAAGCGGATTGACTTTGACCTATACACATGA